A stretch of Arachis hypogaea cultivar Tifrunner chromosome 15, arahy.Tifrunner.gnm2.J5K5, whole genome shotgun sequence DNA encodes these proteins:
- the LOC112750769 gene encoding ABC transporter F family member 4, with amino-acid sequence MVRKKAEDAGPSAKTKAGSKDVPKKEKVSISAMLASMDEKPDKPKKPSSIKPKAKAAPKPSAYTDGIDLPPSDEDEDEALLEEEEENASKRQQRSELKTLEISTTDKELKKREKKDILAAHAVEQAKKEALKDDHDAFTVVIGSRTSVLDGDDDADANVKDITIENFSVSARGKELLKNASVKISHGKRYGLVGPNGKGKSTLLKLLSWRKIPVPKNIDVLLVEQEVVGDDKTALEAVVSANEELVKVRQEVASLQNAASAEGSVDNEEDDAGEKLAELYEKLQLMGSDAAEAQASKILAGLGFTKDMQGRPTKSFSGGWRMRISLARALFVVPTLLLLDEPTNHLDLRAVLWLEEYLCRWKKTLVVVSHDRDFLNTVCTEIIHLHDLKLHFYRGNFDDFESGYEQRRKEMNKKYEIYDKQLKAAKRSGNRAQQEKVKDRAKFVAAKEASKAKGKGKGKVDEDEAPPEVPQKWRDYSVEFHFPEPTELTPPLLQLIEVSFSYPNREDFRLSNVDVGIDMGTRVAIVGPNGAGKSTLLNLLAGDLVPTEGEVRRSQKLRIGRYSQHFVDLLTMDETPVQYLLRLHPDQEGLSKQEAVRAKLGKFGLPSHNHLTPIAKLSGGQKARVVFTSISMSRPHILLLDEPTNHLDMQSIDALADALDEFTGGVVLVSHDSRLISRVCEDEERSQIWVVEDGTVRTSIGTFDDYKDELMKEIKAEVDD; translated from the coding sequence ATGGTTAGAAAAAAGGCAGAAGATGCAGGCCCATCAGCAAAGACTAAGGCAGGTAGCAAAGATGTCCCTAAGAAGGAAAAAGTTTCCATTTCTGCCATGCTGGCCAGCATGGATGAAAAGCCTGATAAACCCAAAAAGCCCTCTTCCattaaacccaaggcaaaagctGCTCCAAAACCTTCTGCATATACTGATGGTATTGATCTTCCTCCATCTgacgaagatgaagatgaagctctcttggaggaggaggaagagaatgCCTCCAAACGGCAGCAGAGGAGTGAGTTGAAGACACTTGAAATTTCAACCACAGACAAAGAGCTGAAGAAGCGTGAGAAGAAGGATATTTTAGCAGCTCATGCTGTTGAGCAGGCAAAGAAGGAAGCTCTTAAGGATGATCATGATGCTTTCACTGTGGTCATTGGAAGTCGGACTTCAGTGCTTGATGGAGATGATGATGCTGATGCTAATGTCAAAGATATAACAATAGAGAATTTCTCGGTGTCTGCTCGGGGTAAAGAACTTCTGAAGAATGCATCAGTGAAGATATCTCATGGGAAGAGGTATGGTTTGGTTGGACCCAATGGAAAGGGGAAGTCCACACTATTGAAGCTTCTTTCTTGGAGGAAGATACCAGTACCTAAGAATATTGATGTCCTTCTGGTTGAGCAAGAGGTAGTAGGTGATGATAAAACAGCACTAGAAGCTGTTGTGTCAGCTAATGAAGAACTGGTTAAAGTTCGACAAGAAGTTGCTTCTCTGCAAAATGCAGCTTCTGCAGAAGGAAGTGTTGACAATGAGGAAGATGATGCGGGAGAGAAGCTAGCAGAGCTGTACGAGAAACTACAGCTGATGGGTTCTGATGCTGCTGAAGCTCAAGCATCAAAGATTTTAGCGGGTTTGGGTTTTACAAAGGATATGCAGGGCCGGCCAACAAAATCTTTCAGTGGTGGATGGAGAATGAGGATTTCTTTAGCTCGAGCACTTTTTGTGGTGCCGACTTTGTTATTGCTTGATGAACCCACAAATCACCTTGACTTGAGGGCTGTTCTCTGGCTGGAAGAGTACCTGTGCCGTTGGAAGAAGACTTTGGTTGTTGTTTCACATGATAGGGATTTCCTCAATACAGTTTGCACTGAGATTATTCATCTTCATGACTTGAAACTCCATTTCTACCGTGGAAACTTTGATGACTTTGAGAGTGGGTATGAACAGCGTCGTAAAGAGATGAACAAGAAGTATGAGATTTATGACAAGCAACTAAAAGCTGCAAAAAGGAGTGGTAATCGAGCTCAGCAAGAAAAGGTGAAGGATCGAGCGAAGTTTGTGGCAGCTAAAGAAGCATCTAAAGCCAAGGGAAAGGGCAAGGGCAAGGTTGATGAAGATGAGGCCCCACCAGAGGTTCCACAGAAGTGGAGGGACTACAGTGTTGAATTTCACTTCCCTGAACCTACCGAGCTCACGCCTCCACTTCTTCAGCTTATTGAAGTGAGCTTCAGTTATCCAAACCGTGAGGACTTCAGACTGTCAAATGTTGATGTTGGCATTGATATGGGAACTCGTGTTGCCATTGTTGGGCCTAATGGAGCTGGAAAATCTACACTACTGAACCTTCTGGCTGGTGATTTGGTTCCAACTGAGGGTGAAGTTAGGAGAAGTCAGAAGTTGCGAATAGGAAGATACTCGCAACACTTTGTGGACCTTCTAACTATGGACGAAACCCCCGTTCAGTATCTTCTTCGTCTCCACCCAGACCAGGAGGGACTTAGCAAGCAAGAGGCCGTCCGTGCAAAACTCGGTAAGTTTGGGCTACCTAGTCATAACCATCTCACCCCTATTGCCAAACTATCAGGAGGGCAGAAGGCTAGGGTGGTATTTACCTCAATATCCATGTCAAGACCCCATATTTTGTTGTTGGATGAACCCACTAATCATCTAGACATGCAAAGCATTGATGCGTTGGCTGATGCACTAGACGAGTTCACTGGTGGAGTTGTTCTTGTTAGTCATGACTCGAGATTGATATCACGTGTATGTGAGGATGAAGAAAGGAGTCAGATCTGGGTTGTCGAGGATGGTACTGTCAGGACTTCAATTGGAACATTCGATGATTACAAGGACGAGTTGATGAAAGAAATCAAAGCTGAAGTTGATGACTAA